AGTCCTTCGATGGACTGATCGTTCAGACTCAGGTGCGTAATTGCAACCTTGCCGAACGTCGTATCGACGATGGGCGGCCTGTCCGGTATGGAACTGATCGGAGTTGGCACCTGCACAGCAAAGTTATGATTCTGAGATGTAATTTCGACCTTCCGTGTTCGAAGATCCAGCACTGGATGATTCGCCCCATGGTGACCAAACTTCAGCTTGTAGGTCTTGAGGCCGAGCGCGAGGCCGAGAATCTGATGACCCAAGCAGATTCCGAATATTGGATAACGACCGATGAGCGTCCGGACAGCCTCCATCGCATAGGGAACCCCTTCCGGATCACCAGGCCCGTTCGAGAGGAAGATCCCCTCCGGTTTCAAAGCCTCAACCTCTGTAGCCGTCGTTGACGCTGGCACCACTGTGACCTCACACCCCACATCAACCAATCGACGCAGGATGTTCTGCTTCACCCCAAAATCGTAGGCAACGACGCGCCAGCGTCGTGTTGGCCGCGTGGTAACCTCCGTCAACTCCGGAACCCATTCACCAGATCCATCGGCCCACTGGTAGGCATGTGTGCAGGTCACTTCTGCAGCCAGATCACGCCCAATGATACTCGGGGCCTTTTTCGCCCGCTCCACGATTCGAGCAGCATCCCCATCCTGATGCGTGATGATTCCCTGTTGCGCTCCATGTTCACGCAAATGCCTTGTCAACGCCCTGGTATCCAGTCCTTCGATCGCCACAATCTTTGCCTCGCACAAGTACTCATGTACACGCTGACGGCTACGCCAATTACTCGCCAACCGGCTCGCCTCCTTAACAATGAACCCTTCTGCCCATACGCGACGTGATTCGCGATCCTCCGGAGTTACGCCGTAATTCCCGATGTGGGGACAGGTCATCGTGATGATCTGACCTTTGTACGAGGGATCGGTCAGTACCTCTTGATAACCGGTCATGGCGGTGTTGAACACGACTTCACCGACCGTTTCTCCTTCATGGCCGAGTGCACGTCCTTCGAATACCGTTCCGTCGGCGAGTGCCAATAATGCGCGCGCCATGGTTACATGCTCTCCCACCGGATCGATCGCTTCGCTTTCATTCCCAGCAGTACAATGCCAAGAAACAGATTCACCATGTACAGGGACCGAACCGGCATATGAATCCGAAAAAATTCCTCGAGGGCTGCCTTTCTCGCCACTTCACCTTTCGCGGCAAAAGCCTGGGCTTGAAGCGACGCAGCATACGGATGCAGAACAACGATAATAATTCCTGCGACAAGGATCATCAGCATCAGCACCAGGGTTTCGCCTCGATCGACCCGGACCGCTGGGTCACCGCTCCACCAGCGATACCACGTTGCAGCCGATAAGACCGTGAGGGCTCCCAGGACAAAACGATTGAATCCTTCAAATGTTCGAGTCAGGAATAATCCTCCGGCATCCTGACCGCCAAACGTATTAAACACCGCCGGTATTACCGCACCGATCAGTACCAGTAATCCTCCAACCCACACTCCAAGAGCCACGAGCTCAAGGGTGAAGCACACGACCATTCCCCATCGGGATCCACGCATTGCCCTACGACTGTTCAGCCTGAGTGGTTTCGAACACCACGCGGCCTCCGACGATCGTCGTCTTGATCCGCCCTTTGACTTTCCATCCCGCGAACGGCGTATTCCGGCTTTTCGACCGAAACTTTGCCGGATCGACTTCCCATGGCTCCTGCGGGTCCGCCACAACCACGTCCGCGTCCGCCCCCACCACCAAAGTCCCCTTCGACAACCCGAACGCTTTCGCAGGAGCGGTACTGAGTTTCTCGACCGCGGCTTCGAGAGACAAAATTCCCTCTTCGACCAGAGCGAGCGTCAAGGGCCACGCCGTTTCCAATCCAACGATCCCGAAGGGCGCGTCAGTGAATCCCTGCTGTTTTTCCTGCGTAGCGTGAGGCGCATGATCTGTGGCAATCGCGTCAATCGTCCCGTCACGCAACCCTCCCTTGATCGCCTGAACGTCTTTCCAGGTTCGAAGAGGAGGGTTCATTTTGGCATGGGTGTTATAGCCTCGAACCACTTCTTCCGTGATCGTAAAATGGTGGGGACAGGCTTCCGCCGTCACTTTAATACCGCGGGACTTCGCCTCGCGCACCATCCGCACCGATCCCTCCGTGCTGATATGGGCAAGATGAAGCCGCGCGCCGGTCAATTCTGCCAGCGCCACATTGCGCCCGACCATCACATCTTCGGCCGCCGCCGGGATGCCCGGGAGCCCCAGCTCCGTCGACACCAGTCCTTCATTCATACAACCGCCTTCGGTCAGGTGCAAATCTTCGCAATGGTCCACCACCGGGACATCGAACGCCATTGCATACTCCATGGCACGCCGCATGACGAGACTATTCATGACCGGTCGGCCATCATCGGAGATTGCCACACAGCCGGCACGGCGCAGGTCGCCGATCTCCGCCAGCTCTTTACCTTCCGACCCTTTGGTGATGGCTCCAATCGGCAGCACGTTCGCCAGCCCAGCTTCCCGGGCCCGCTCCAGCATGAATTCGGTGATCGCTTGATTGTCGTTCACCGGATTCGTATTCGGCATGCAACACACGGTCGTAAACCCACCAGCAACCGCTGCCGCCGCCCCGCTCTGGATCGTTTCTTTATATTCAAAGCCCGGCTCACGGAAATGGACATGGAGATCGACAAAACCTGGAAGCACCAGCCGACCTTTCGCATCGATGATCGTCGCACCGCGAGGCGCGGTGAGATTCCGACCGACCGCCGCGATCTTTCCGCCTTCAAGAAGGACGTCCGCCACTGCATTGAGGCGCCCAGGATCGATGACTCGCCCCCCACGGATTAAGATGGTCACGATTTAGTTGGCTCCCGACATCAGATAGAGGATGCCCATGCGTACCGCCACGCCATTGGCGACTTGTTCGAGGATCACTGAGGACAGACTATCGGCCACCTCAGGCGCGATCTCCACCCCCCGGTTAATCGGACCCGGATGCATGACGATCGCTCCAGGGTCGGCGATTTTCACCCGCTCCGCTGTTAACCCGTACAATCGCGCATATTCGCGAATCGTTGGGAACAGTGCACGTCCCTGCCGCTCCAACTGGAGTCGCAACATCATGATCACCTGTACACCCTCCAACGATTCATCTAAGTCGTAGAAGACTCGGGCGCCCAGCTTTTCTACTCCATGTGGCATCATCGTCGGTGGACCAACCAGCCGAACTTCGGCTCCCAGTTTGGTCAAGGCATAAATATTCGACCGAGCGACTCGACTATGGGCAACATCACCGACGATCGCGACTCGCAATCCCTCAAACGCCATGCCCCGTTCGCGAATTGTGTACAGATCGAGGAGCGCTTGAGTTGGATGTTCGTGCCAGCCGTCGCCCGCATTGATCACCGACGACTTCACTCCGCAGGCGAGTGTCTCAGCCGCGCCTGCCGACGAGTGACGTAACACAATAATATCCGCCTGCATCGCTTCGATATTGCGGGCCGTGTCCAACAACGTTTCACCCTTTACCACGCTGCTCGACGACGGCGAAAAATTGATGACATCCGCACTAAGTCGCTTCGCGGCCAGCTCGAACGACGTGCGTGTTCTGGTGCTCGGCTCAAAGAATAAATTCACAACGGTCCGGCCTCGAAGCGCCGGGACTTTCTTGATTTCGCGGCCCGTGACTTCCTTGAAAGAATCGGCAGTCTCGAGGATCAACCGAATCTCATCAACCGACAGCGGGGCAAGACTCAGAAGATCTTTGCGTTTGAGGCTCATCGCGTCCTCCCCTTCAGGCCTTCAGAATCACGACACGGTCGTCTTCGCCGTTTTCTTCGAGCATGACCTGCACTTTTTCATCTCGAGAGGTCGGCAAGTTCTTCCCGATATAACTGGCTTTAATCGGCAATTGGCGATGGCCGCGATCCACCAGGACCGCCAATTGGATTTCGGCTGGACGCCCGAGATCGATCAATCCATCCATCGCAGCACGGATCGTTCGCCCGGTAAACAAGACGTCATCCACTAAGACGATGATCTTATCCGAGATATCGAAAGGCACTGACGTCTTCCGTAATTTCGGCTGCTCTTTCCGCAAGGACAGGTCGTCTCGATAGAGCGTGATGTCCAACTCGCCGATCGGGACGGTCGCTCCTTCGATGTCCTGAATACGCCGCACCAACCGATGCGCCAAATAGACTCCGCCGGTTCGAATGCCGACCAAGGCCAGACCGTGGACACCCTTGTTCCGCTCCAGAATCTCGTGCGCAATGCGAGTCAAGGCTCGGGCGATATCGCCCGCGTCCATGACCAACCGTTCCTGCTGTCTATCGCTGTGCGTCGTGGTTGTCATCGAAATTGTGGGCATAAAAAAACCTTCCCCTCCATCATGGAAGAGAAGGTTGACCGGAACTTCCGCGGACGGGTGAGACCGCGATGCATCGTCCACTCCTTGCTCACCTCGCAGGATGAGCTTTAAAGGCTAGGACATCTTAACGAGGCAGGACTGACTCTGTCAAGGCAATGGTATCAACCGCAAAGATCATTGCCCTACGCTGTGGTGACGTGAAAAAGCGTAAGCTTATTCCTGAGCTTTGCCTTCGGCAGAATACTCCGATGCATCCGAAATGTTGGGAGATTTTCAACCCCCTCTTGCCAACGAAGCGCCATTCGCTCTTGCATCAGAGGCCCAGCCAGGTCCACCGGACCTACCAGGAAGGCATGTCCCTTAGTTTGCAAGA
This genomic stretch from Nitrospiraceae bacterium harbors:
- the carA gene encoding glutamine-hydrolyzing carbamoyl-phosphate synthase small subunit — translated: MARALLALADGTVFEGRALGHEGETVGEVVFNTAMTGYQEVLTDPSYKGQIITMTCPHIGNYGVTPEDRESRRVWAEGFIVKEASRLASNWRSRQRVHEYLCEAKIVAIEGLDTRALTRHLREHGAQQGIITHQDGDAARIVERAKKAPSIIGRDLAAEVTCTHAYQWADGSGEWVPELTEVTTRPTRRWRVVAYDFGVKQNILRRLVDVGCEVTVVPASTTATEVEALKPEGIFLSNGPGDPEGVPYAMEAVRTLIGRYPIFGICLGHQILGLALGLKTYKLKFGHHGANHPVLDLRTRKVEITSQNHNFAVQVPTPISSIPDRPPIVDTTFGKVAITHLSLNDQSIEGLVCLDRPVFSVQYHPEASPGPHDSAYLFTEFIQLMEKTYA
- a CDS encoding DUF4149 domain-containing protein, whose protein sequence is MRGSRWGMVVCFTLELVALGVWVGGLLVLIGAVIPAVFNTFGGQDAGGLFLTRTFEGFNRFVLGALTVLSAATWYRWWSGDPAVRVDRGETLVLMLMILVAGIIIVVLHPYAASLQAQAFAAKGEVARKAALEEFFRIHMPVRSLYMVNLFLGIVLLGMKAKRSIRWESM
- a CDS encoding dihydroorotase, with the protein product MTILIRGGRVIDPGRLNAVADVLLEGGKIAAVGRNLTAPRGATIIDAKGRLVLPGFVDLHVHFREPGFEYKETIQSGAAAAVAGGFTTVCCMPNTNPVNDNQAITEFMLERAREAGLANVLPIGAITKGSEGKELAEIGDLRRAGCVAISDDGRPVMNSLVMRRAMEYAMAFDVPVVDHCEDLHLTEGGCMNEGLVSTELGLPGIPAAAEDVMVGRNVALAELTGARLHLAHISTEGSVRMVREAKSRGIKVTAEACPHHFTITEEVVRGYNTHAKMNPPLRTWKDVQAIKGGLRDGTIDAIATDHAPHATQEKQQGFTDAPFGIVGLETAWPLTLALVEEGILSLEAAVEKLSTAPAKAFGLSKGTLVVGADADVVVADPQEPWEVDPAKFRSKSRNTPFAGWKVKGRIKTTIVGGRVVFETTQAEQS
- a CDS encoding aspartate carbamoyltransferase catalytic subunit, with the translated sequence MSLKRKDLLSLAPLSVDEIRLILETADSFKEVTGREIKKVPALRGRTVVNLFFEPSTRTRTSFELAAKRLSADVINFSPSSSSVVKGETLLDTARNIEAMQADIIVLRHSSAGAAETLACGVKSSVINAGDGWHEHPTQALLDLYTIRERGMAFEGLRVAIVGDVAHSRVARSNIYALTKLGAEVRLVGPPTMMPHGVEKLGARVFYDLDESLEGVQVIMMLRLQLERQGRALFPTIREYARLYGLTAERVKIADPGAIVMHPGPINRGVEIAPEVADSLSSVILEQVANGVAVRMGILYLMSGAN
- the pyrR gene encoding bifunctional pyr operon transcriptional regulator/uracil phosphoribosyltransferase PyrR; protein product: MPTISMTTTTHSDRQQERLVMDAGDIARALTRIAHEILERNKGVHGLALVGIRTGGVYLAHRLVRRIQDIEGATVPIGELDITLYRDDLSLRKEQPKLRKTSVPFDISDKIIVLVDDVLFTGRTIRAAMDGLIDLGRPAEIQLAVLVDRGHRQLPIKASYIGKNLPTSRDEKVQVMLEENGEDDRVVILKA